Proteins from a single region of Acidimicrobiales bacterium:
- a CDS encoding CDP-archaeol synthase, with amino-acid sequence PGDPGGAGPARGVPGDPGAGGPVRGVPGDPGGAPGRRGPADPGRRLPGDPAAGPGRRAPAAGPGRGRPVDPGVAASPVAAEGDLAGRARPAAAAVPLGRDGRPLAGDPTIAGARPASAPDEYAPGAEVDPDPAGAAAAPAPGRRTAAAERRARAAALASGADGGAGAAGAATGTRRTAGAQGARRAAGGPGGPGRTGGQGAGRDVPVAIGVGVLFAAVALILFKVGPRATMVLVTAVLVVAAIEFFSSTRQAGYQPAVLLGLAATAAMALAAYWRGEAAYPLVVFLTVVFGLLWHLVGAGEERPVPNLGVTLLGVAYVGGLGSFAALLLKFPNGIGMLLGAVVATVAYDVGGYAVGRNLGRAPLAPDVSPNKTWEGLIGGIALTVIATTLIVGKFPGIHPFDTVGDALKLGLVAAVAAPLGDLCESMLKRDLGVKDMGSTLPAHGGLLDRFDALLFVLPATYYLVRLLDLA; translated from the coding sequence GCCCGGCGATCCCGGCGGGGCGGGCCCCGCTCGCGGGGTGCCGGGCGACCCCGGCGCCGGCGGGCCGGTCCGCGGTGTCCCCGGCGACCCGGGCGGCGCGCCCGGCCGCCGCGGCCCCGCCGACCCCGGGCGTCGCCTGCCCGGCGATCCCGCCGCGGGGCCCGGCCGCCGGGCGCCGGCCGCCGGGCCGGGCCGCGGCCGCCCCGTCGACCCCGGCGTGGCGGCCAGTCCGGTCGCGGCCGAGGGCGACCTCGCCGGCCGGGCCCGCCCCGCCGCGGCCGCCGTCCCCCTCGGGCGCGACGGTCGCCCCCTGGCGGGCGACCCGACCATCGCCGGCGCCCGACCGGCGTCGGCCCCCGACGAGTACGCGCCCGGCGCGGAGGTCGACCCCGACCCGGCCGGCGCCGCCGCCGCGCCCGCCCCGGGCCGCCGCACGGCCGCCGCCGAGCGCCGGGCCAGGGCCGCGGCGTTGGCGTCCGGTGCCGACGGCGGCGCGGGAGCGGCCGGCGCGGCGACCGGCACCCGGAGGACCGCCGGCGCGCAGGGCGCCCGCCGGGCGGCCGGCGGCCCGGGCGGGCCGGGACGCACCGGCGGCCAGGGCGCGGGGCGCGACGTCCCCGTGGCCATCGGCGTCGGCGTGCTGTTCGCGGCCGTCGCCCTGATCCTGTTCAAGGTCGGCCCCCGGGCGACGATGGTGCTGGTCACCGCCGTGCTCGTGGTCGCCGCCATCGAGTTCTTCTCCTCCACCCGCCAGGCCGGCTACCAGCCGGCCGTCCTGCTCGGCCTGGCCGCCACCGCAGCCATGGCCCTGGCCGCCTACTGGCGGGGGGAGGCCGCCTACCCGCTCGTGGTCTTCCTCACGGTCGTGTTCGGCCTGCTCTGGCACCTCGTCGGGGCGGGGGAGGAGCGACCCGTCCCGAACCTCGGGGTCACCCTGCTCGGTGTGGCCTACGTCGGCGGGCTCGGGTCGTTCGCGGCGCTGCTGCTGAAGTTCCCGAACGGGATCGGCATGCTGCTCGGCGCCGTGGTCGCCACCGTGGCCTACGACGTGGGCGGCTACGCCGTCGGCCGCAACCTCGGCCGCGCCCCGCTCGCCCCGGACGTCAGCCCGAACAAGACCTGGGAGGGGCTGATCGGCGGCATCGCCCTCACGGTGATCGCCACCACCCTGATCGTCGGCAAGTTCCCGGGCATCCACCCGTTCGACACGGTCGGCGACGCCCTGAAGCTCGGGCTCGTCGCCGCCGTGGCCGCCCCGCTCGGCGACCTGTGCGAGTCGATGCTGAAGCGCGACCTCGGGGTGAAGGACATGGGCAGCACGCTCCCGGCCCACGGCGGGCTGCTCGACCGGTTCGACGCCCTGCTCTTCGTCCTCCCGGCCACCTACTACCTCGTGCGGTTGCTGGACCTGGCCTGA